The genome window GACCTGACCGACCTCGGCCTGCGCGGTGCGAAGATGGCGTCGACAATACTCGATCTAACGCCCTTCATCCGCCGCGACGGCGAAGTGCTGCTCGGCAAGGACGTACTCGATAATCAACTGATCGACGTTGACGGCAAACGCGTCGTCCGCGTGAACGACGTGCAGCTGATCGAAACCGGCGGCACCTGGCGCGTCTCTGGCGCTGATGTGGGCCTGCAGGGCTTTGTCAGGCGGCTGATGCCGAAGGGCTTCTACGGCAGCGGCCGCCCCGTCGAGGTCATCGACTGGGCCGACGTCGGTTACCTCGCAACGGACACTACGACAGTGACTGTCCAACTCAAATCATCAAAGGACAAGCTGTCCCGCCTTCATCCCGTTGAGATCGCCCAACTTGCTGAGTCCCTGTCACCTGTCCATCGAACCGAGGTCGTCGAAAGTCTGGATGACGAGATAGCGGCCGACACGCTCGAAGAGATGTCCACTGAGGCCCAGGCCCGTATCCTCGAAGAATTAGATGAAGAACGGGCGGCGGACATCCTTGAAGAGATGTCGCCTGACGATGCTGTTGACGTGCTTGACGAGATGGACGATGAAAAATCGGAGCAGCTTTTCGCCCTCATGGAGGAGGACGAAAAGGGTGATGTGGCCGAATTGATGCATTTTGAGCACGATACTGCAGGCGGACTCATGACAACCGAGTTCGTTGTCTTTCCCCGCAGCCTTACCGTCGGTGAGGCGATTCGAGGACTGCGCGAGATGGCGGAGACGCCGAACATGATCTACTACCTCTACGTCGTTGAGTCCGAGGGGTCGTGGAAACTCTCTGGCCTGATCTCGCTCCGATCCCTGATCCTGGCCGACCCAATGGCCAAGCTGGAGGATGTGATGAGAAGCGATTTCCGCGCTGCCCATCCTTCGGATTCGTCTGAGGATGTCGCTCAAACCATCTCGGAGTACAACCTGCTTGCCCTGCCGGTCATCGATGACGAAGGCGATATAGCGGGGATAGTCACCGTCGATGATGCAATGGAAGTGCTCTTGCCTAAGACCCTACAGCGTCGCCTTCCACGACTATTCAGTTAGGCGACCGATCGAGTGAGTCGAAACCGAGTGACGCTCGCGTGCGTAGAATCTCAAGATACTGATATATTGCTGTCTATAACCTAGGAGGGGTAGGTATCAAGAGATCTATGTGGCTTCCGGTCCTGATGCTTGTGTTTTCGATATCGACCGCTGCGCAGGGGCTTGCCATTGGCGGTAAGATAGTGAATTTCTCGCTCCCTGATACAACCGGAAAGACTCAGACGCTCGACGGTCTGAAGGGAGACAAGGGCGCCGTCGTGATCTTCCTCTCAGCGCAATGCCCGGTGGTAAAAGCATACAATCAACGGATCAATGAAATCTCAGATGAATACAAGGCGAAGGGGATCAACTTCATTGGGATCAACTCAAATGCGACCGAGTCGCCAGACTGGGTGAGATCGCACGCGGTTGAGAACTACAAGTTTCCGGTTCTCATAGACAAGAACAACATTCTGGCGGACAAGCTTGGGGCCTCAGTAACCCCTGAAGCCTATTACGTCGATCAAAACGGGATCCTCATTTATCACGGGGCGATCGATAACGACAGATCGGCGACGAATATCACCGAAAACTATCTGAAGAACGGGCTTGATCTGTTTCTTAGTGGTCAGAAGCCCCTGAAGACGACTGCTAGAGCATTCGGCTGCGGTATCAAACGCGTCACCGAGCAATAGATACGTAATGAACAATCCGATCGGGCTTTTTCTAAGGATAGCGGTCTGTGCCGCCCTTGTTGTTCTCGCGCCGCAACCCGTCGTTGGCCAAACAAAGCCCGGCGAGAGCTCATCTGACGGCCCGAAGGTTCTCCGAATCGACGTCGAAGGCCTGCGCAAGCTGCTCAGTCCAACGGGTAGGCCACTCGTTGTCAACTTCTGGGCAACATGGTGCGACCCTTGCCGCGAAGAATTCCCTGATCTCGTCAAACTCTACGATGAATACAGAGGCAGAGTCGATCTCGTGACGGTCTCGCTGGATGACACAGTGGATATCGGCGGTAATGTTACGAAATTTCTCACGACAATGCGGGCCGAGATGCCCGCGTATTTGCTCGATGCTGCGGATCCGGACGCAGCGATCAAACTCGTTTCCAAAGACTGGGCCGGTAATCTTCCGCTAACGCTTGTATATGCGACAGACGGCAGTATGGTCTATTTTCGGAACGGCAAGTTTCGCAACGAAACTCTGAAAGAGAATATTGACCGGGCTCTTGGGGGCGGATCGTCAGGGAATGGACCGATTTCAGTTGTCGAATTCATTAAGGTCAAAGGCGGCAAGCGTGATGAGGCTCGGTATTTCTACGAGAACAATTGGCGTGCATACCGTGACGTTGCAGCCAAACGCGGGGTTATCGAGTCGTTCGAGTATATTGAGATCGTCGCACCACACAATGCCGCCTTCGATATCATCTTGATAACGCGTTATAAAGACGCGGCACAGTTCACGAACAGCGAAAAGGCATTCGGGCCGATAATGAAAGAACTACGACCGAAAGGCCCCCTTCTTAAGGGCACGTTCGCACCCGATGAATTTCGCGAGATCGTTTACTCGTACACGGCCCGTTCGGTGTTCCCGGTCATGTAACCTACCAACCCAGCCACATCGACATAAGCCCTCAAACCATCTAGAATACTCGTTTCGTTTCGCTCGCCGGAACCGAACCTGCTATGGACTACACGCAGATCACTCCAGAGGTCGTTTCACAACACGGTCTTTCCCCCGAAGAATTTGAGCGGATTCTAGGGAGCCTCGGCCGTGAGCCGAACCTAACCGAGCTCGGCATCTTCAGTGTGATGTGGTCCGAACATTGTTCCTACAAATCGTCCCGTGTCCATCTAAAACGTCTGCCCACGACGGGTGAGCGCGTGATCGTGCCGCCGGGCGAGAACGCCGGCGTTGTCGATATCGGCGACGATTGGTGCATCGCATTTAAGGTAGAGTCGCACAATCATCCCAGCTTCATCGAACCGTTCCAGGGAGCGGCGACCGGCGTTGGCGGCATCCTGAGGGACGTTTTTACGATGGGCGCGCGACCTGTTGCCGCGATGAACTCTTTGCGATTCGGCCCACTCGATGACGCCGCAAACGGTGCTCGTAACCGGTCGATCTTGAAAGGCTGCGTTGCTGGAATAGGCCACTACGGCAACTGTTTTGGCGTCCCGACCGTAGGCGGCGAGGTGGTTTTTGACGAGTCCTATAGCCTGAATCCGCTGGTCAATGCTTTTGCCCTCGGCTTGGTACGAAAGGACCAGATCTTCTTTGGCAAGGCGTCGGGAATAGGCAATCCCGTTCTGTATGCCGGTGCAAAGACCGGCCGTGACGGTATTCATGGCGCGACTATGGCGTCGGCAGAATTTGACGATGAGGCGCTTGAGAAACGTCCGACCGTTCAGGTTGGTGACCCGTTCCTAGAAAAATTGCTCCTCGAAGCGTGCCTTGAAGCGATGCGTTCGGGAGCTATAGAGGGCATTCAGGATATGGGTGCTGCGGGCCTGACCAGCTCATCAGTTGAGATGGCCGCGCGCGCCGGCACAGGGCTCGAGATCGACCTTTCGCTCGTTCCGCAACGTGAAACGGGCATGACCGCATACGAGATGATGCTCAGCGAATCGCAGGAGCGGATGCTGATCGTCGCCCGCACCGGCCATGAAAAAGAGGTTGTTGAGATATTCAACAAATGGGATCTCGACTGCGTTGTGATCGGAAAGGTCGTTGAGGGCAACCGGTTAAAGATAGTTCACAACGGCATTCTCGAGGCAGACTTGCCCGTGTTGGCCCTGACCGACGAAGCCCCCAAATATGAACGCCCTCTTTCGCCAGCAACGCGAACAAATGGCGAGGCTCTCAACGGCAAAGACCTAAAGCCTAAGATCGAAGGCCTGAACGAAGCCTTAACACTACTTCTAAAATCTCCAAACATTTGCTCCAAAAACTGGGTCTACGAGCAGTACGACTCGATGGTCCGAACAAACACCGTGGTTCTGCCCGGAGCGGACGCGGCAGTCATCCGCGTAAAGGAAACGCGGCGGGCTATCGCAATGTGTCACGACGGGAACGGCAAATTTGTCGCGATCGACCCGCGTATGGGAGCAAAGCTCGCTGTCGCTGAGGCCGCACGAAATGTGGCGTGTGTCGGTGCAAAGCCTATCGCGGTCACCAACTGTCTCAACTTCGCCTCGCCAGAGAGACCCGAGGTGATTTGGTCGTTCAGCGAAGTTATCGACGGCATGGCCGAGGCCTGCACCGCGTTTGACACGCCGGTTGTCTCGGGGAATGTCTCGTTCTATAACGAAACTGACGGCAAAGGCATTCTGCCGACGCCCGTTATCGGCATGGTCGGTTTGATCGATGACAGCCGCAAGATCGTCACACACGGATTCAAAAACGGGGGCGACTTAATTGCCGTGCTCGGCGAGACCCGTGACGACCTCATCGCCAGCGAATACGCCCAGACCATCCTCGACCTGTCGACAGAGGAACTCATCAACCACGGCATCGTTCCGATCATCGATCTCGAACAAGAAAAACTCATTCAGCAAACCCTGCTCAACCTGATTGACCGATGCCTTATCAACTCCGCCCACGACTGCTCGGACGGCGGCCTCGCCGTCGCCTTAGCCGAATGCTGCTTCTCATCCCTCGGCCGCGCCGAAGTCGGCGCTGAGATCGACATAATACCCGACGGCCTGTCCGCGGCAGCTCTGCTTTTTGGCGAAACACCGTCCCGTATCGTTGTCAGCTTTTCACCTGACAAACTCGAAGAAGTGAAAGCCATTGTTGGGGGGCTTCCGCTAGCGGTAATCGGCAGGGTCGGTGGTTCGATCCTGCGCGTGAATGTCGATGCTCAAACAGCTATCGACGCTTCGATTACCGATCTTGAATCCGAGTGGTCAACTGCTCTCCATAATAGGCTCGCAGCCTGACACTTTTCACCATGCCGGCCGGCATTTACGTACATATTCCTTTCTGCAAGTCGCGTTGTTCCTATTGTGATTTTGCAACTGATGTTTACCGCGATGCGGCCATTGTTGATACATATGTTGATGCTTTGTGTTCTGAAATTCGAAACTTCACATCTGAAATTCCAGGAGATGCGGACACGGTCTATTTCGGCGGCGGCACACCGTCTCTGCTGAAAGCGGGACAGGTTAAGTGGATTCTGGAGAGCCTTCACACAAAGTTTGATCTAACGGACGACGTCGAGATCACGATGGAGATGAATCCGGCAACTGTTACCGCGGAAACTCTTGACGGATACCGGCAACTCGGCATCAACCGTGCGAGTTTCGGGGTTCAGACCTTCGACGATAAGGCATTGAAACTACTTGCCCGCGGACATGATGCGAATGATGCAAGAAACACGTTTTCAATGCTCCGCGATGCGGGTTTTGAGAACATTAGTTTTGACCTGATCGCGGGCTTGCCCGGGCAGACCTTAGAACAGTGGCGGGCGAATCTCGACGAGGCCATTCAAATATCGCCGGAGCATATTTCTCTCTATCTATTGGAGATCCACTCTGGCACGCCGCTGGCAGAACAGATATCGAGCGGGCGTCAGCCGAGGCCGGATGACGATGTGGCGGGCGAGATGTATGAGGTGATAAGCGACCGGTTGGCCGCCTCGGGATATGAGCAGTACGAGATCTCCAATTTTAGCAAGCCGGGCTTTCCGTCATCTCATAACACGAAGTACTGGCTGCTCGATCCGGTGTTCGGATTCGGCGTCTCGGCGCATTCGTTCGACGGACGCGAGCGATATGCGAACGAGCGTGACACCGCAAAATATGTAGAGATCATCGAGCAGAACGGCTCGGCCGAGGTGTTGAGGGAAACCATCGATGTGGCGTCGGAGGCTGTTTTTCTCGGATTGCGGATGGAAGACGGGATCGACCTCGCCGACTATAGAAAAGAGTTCGACATCGACCTGATCGCAAAACACCGCGAGGACATTGAGCGTCTGATCGACACCGATCTGCTCACGATCGTCGATGGCCGATTGCGGCTCACTCGTCGAGGAAAGCTACTGTCGAACGAAGTGTTTGCGGTTTTTGTATAGCGGGGACGTTTGATCCAGCCGTCAGCCACGAGGGCGACCGTTGAGTTCGGGACGGCGCGGATCGCTTGTGCGACCAAAACACCATTCATATCTTAGTTTTGAGCCTTGAGGTGTGTGCGGGCTTCCCAAAGTTCGGGAAAGAACTTCTTTGTCAGCGTGGTCAGCAAATATCCGACGCCCTCCGAACCGCCAGTACCACGCTTTAGCCCTAGCATTCGTTCTACCATGAGGACGTGATGATACCGCCAAAGTGAGAAATTCTCGTCATGCTCGATCAGCAGGTCTTGCATGATGAAGAGATCGCCATGCTTCTCAGGATGGGTCAATACCTCGACGATCGCGGCAACACGGCCTTCGTGGGAACCGACATCGAAGCCCTTCCGCCCGATGAATGCCCAAAATCCGTCGTCCAGCCCCGGTTCAACAAAGCGGCGGCTCAGCTTTTCGTACGCGTATGCATCATCTCGAAAGTGCTCCAATAGCTTCTCGTTCTTCTGCCCCGACACAAACTCCATCTCGCGGAACTGCATCGACTGAAAGCCGCTCGCAGGGTTGAGCTTATCGCGAAACTCCAGGAAGCCGATCTGAGCCATAGTTTCGAGAACGTGGATCTGCGTCACCATCACCTTCTCGATCGCGACCATAGCGCGCAGACTGTGATTTACACGAAAAGGACGATCCTCAGCCAGCCATTTGATGGTCGCATCGGCCTCGTGCAGCAGTTGTTTGAACCACAACTCATACGTTTGATGGATGATGATAAACAGTTGTTCGTCGTGGCTGACTGGATCCGAAAGCGTCCGCTGAAGCTGTAATAGCTCCGGAACTTTAAGATATTCGTTGTATGTCAGCAGCGAGCCTTTGCCGTACCCGTTAGTCATAAAATGAAGTCGCAGATGGCTTTATCTTCCGCCATCGGTCGATTTATGTCAATTTTCACCTCAAATCGCGATCTTTGTGACCAATACCTCTTGACACGCAATAGAGATTTCGCTAAATTTGCGTTCGTCTACCAACACAACTATAGAGAAAATAAAGGTCTTTGGGTTTAAGATGATCGTTATGTTGTACTACAGGTTCGTGTTAGTGGACCTCTATTTTCTCTGTGTCCGTCCGCGAGAGGCGGAAACGGGAAATTGTATCGCGGCCCCCTGGGCCGGCGACTTTTTAAGGAAGTTTTTAGGAGGATCTATAGGAGATGTCAAAGACTGTCGGCAAGGTCAAGTGGTTCAATAACGCAAAAGGCTATGGATTTATCGAACAGCCGGGTGAGCAGGATATTTTTGTCCATTACAGTGCGATCTCGGGTGATGGTTACAAGACCCTGATCCAGGGTCAGGAGGTAGAGTTTGACTTAACCACCAGCCCAAAGGGCCCGCAGGCAGAAAACGTAGCCACGGTTGCCTGAGGCAGCCACAGGCTATCGATACAAACACCAGGCCGGATCTGAAAGGATCCGGCCTATTTGTATGGACGGAATGCGGGCACTCCTGTCCGCATCGGGCGACGCTTCGTCGGCCGAGAGTGGTGGTCAACGTAAGGTGGCCGGAGTAGCCGACGATCGGACAAGAGCGTCCGCACTTCGAAGCGATGACGCGGCTTTTTTTATTTAAGCAAACATCAGATAATGCCGATATGTTTTGCATAAAGTGCGGGGCGGAGAATAAGGATGCGGCGGCGTATTGCCGGAAGTGCGGGGCGGCGATCGAGGAAGAGGAAACGCGGGTGGCGGTGCGACAAACTGAGAATGGAGAATCGAGAACGGACAATGAAGAACCGATCTTCTCGATCACGCCGACGTTGTTGTTTGTCAAGATGGGCTACGTAGCCGCGGCGGTCGGGGCGTTGTTCTTTGTGGCATTGGCGAGCGCTTTTGCATACCTGATAGTCCCGGTCTGGCTCGCGATCATTCTGGGGCTTGGGCTGTTACTGATACCTGCGTTCTATCACATCAGGCAAAAGCTCGTAAGATATACGCTCACACCTTCGACGCTTGAGATCGACGAAGGCCTGATCTCACGAACCACCCGCCGCGTGCCTTTGCGGAGAATTCAGGACGTTACCGTCTCGGCGACGGTAATGCAGCGGCTATTGGGATTGGGTGACGTAACCATCGATAACGCGTCGGACGACGGCGGCAAACTCGTGCTCAAGAACATCAATACTCCGCGCGACCACGCCGACCGATTGCTCTCTGAAATGGGCCGCTCGGGCGATATTTGACCGCAGATAAAACGTTAACGTGGATGGAGACGATGAACATCTCGCATACCCGCGTTATCCGTTCTATCCGCGGTTAAGTTTCCTGCCGGCTCTGACTTTCTTCCTCGACATCCTCCAACAGCGGCGTGGATTCGTCGTCGTGGGCACGGTGGTAGTACTTGTAATAGCCTGAACCGTAGTAGTAATACTCGGTCGAGCCGGATTTGATCCCGTTGAGGACAACGCCGTAAATGCGTGCGCCGATCGAGTGTATGCGCTGCTTGAACTGGCGCATTAGGTGGATCGAGCTCTTGTTGGCCATTGCGACGAGCACGACGCCGTCGACGAGCGTTGACAGGATCGCGGCGTCAGTAAACGAGATCGCGGGCGGCGAATCGATGATGACGTGCTTGAACTTGCCCGAGAGGAACTGCAGCAGATTGCGCATCTCGTTTGACGAAAGGAGTTCCGCCGGATTAGGCGGTATCGGGCCGCTCGTGATCATCTTGAGCCGCGGCAGCTCGTCAAAAGTGCGGATCAGGCCCATCGTGTCCTTGTCACCCGAGAGATAGTTCGTCAGGCCGCGCGAATTCTCAAGCCCAAAATGGCTGTGAAGCCTCGGCCGCCTGAGGTCGCAGTCAATGATGACAACGTCCGCATCGGACTGTGCGAGCGTGATCGCGGTGTTGATGGCCGTGGTCGTCTTGCCCTCAGAAGGCTGCGACGATGTTACGAGGATCGTTTGCGGCGGTTTGCCCGCCGACGAGAACAGCAGGCTTGTGCGCAGATGTCGGTAGGCCTCAGCCATCGGCGAATTGCGCTCTTCCATCGTAATAAGCGCGGCTTGCTGGAATCCGTTCGCAGCGGCCTTAGCCGGCAGCATCTTCTTCTTTTCTCCCTGCAAATGATGCGGGATCAGAGCCAGCGTTGGCAGGCCCAAGTGCCGGCTGATATCGTCGGATGTGCGGACGGAGTCGTCGAGGTAATCAAGAAGGAACGCAAGCCCGACACCAGCCGCAAGGCTAAGGAAAAACGCCACAAGAATGTTTCGCGTGCGTTGCGGCCCGATGGGTGACGTCGGCGTAATTGCATGATTCTGTATCTTGATGTTATCGGGCCGCTGGCTCGTCAGCGCGAGTTCCTGCTCCTTTTGCCGCTGAACGTATGTATCGAGCAGGCTGCGGTTCGAATCGAGTTCGCGTTTGAGGCCCGTCAGTTTTGTCTCGGCCTGGCCCTCGACATTTGCCGAGGCAGCTGCCTGGTCAAACGCCGCTTTAGCTCTACCTTCGCGCTGCTGAGCGGCGGTCAGGCTGGCCCGCAGGCTCGCCATGACCTCACGTTCGGCGTCCTGCTCGAGCTTCTTGCCCTCAGAATCGATCTTGGCCGAAACCTCACGTTGGACCTTGGCTTTCTGCGATTCAAGTTCTGCGATCTGAGCATTGACTGCCACCACATCGCGATGCTGATCGGTGTATTTTGTCAGCAGGGTCTCCCTCTTTTCGTGGGCCTCAAGTAGTTTCTTGTCGATGTCCTCGATACGTTTTTCGAGATCGGCCTTTCGCTTGATGTTTTGGCTGCGAACGTCGAGCAAGGCCTTGTTCTCACCGACAACCGCCAGGATGTCACCCTTGCCGCTCGCGGAAAGGGCGGCATTGTAGGTTGCCTGGATCCGGCTGGTCTCGTTCCTCGCCTCTCGCCACTGCGTAAGCAGCCCCTCAAGATTGCCGGCGCGC of Chloracidobacterium sp. contains these proteins:
- a CDS encoding magnesium transporter, with the protein product MSYLVTVMLYVSQLLGQPISDARNEKIATVSDVLVRYGDEEYPPVIGLVARYRRRNFFIPARDLTDLGLRGAKMASTILDLTPFIRRDGEVLLGKDVLDNQLIDVDGKRVVRVNDVQLIETGGTWRVSGADVGLQGFVRRLMPKGFYGSGRPVEVIDWADVGYLATDTTTVTVQLKSSKDKLSRLHPVEIAQLAESLSPVHRTEVVESLDDEIAADTLEEMSTEAQARILEELDEERAADILEEMSPDDAVDVLDEMDDEKSEQLFALMEEDEKGDVAELMHFEHDTAGGLMTTEFVVFPRSLTVGEAIRGLREMAETPNMIYYLYVVESEGSWKLSGLISLRSLILADPMAKLEDVMRSDFRAAHPSDSSEDVAQTISEYNLLALPVIDDEGDIAGIVTVDDAMEVLLPKTLQRRLPRLFS
- a CDS encoding redoxin domain-containing protein, whose amino-acid sequence is MWLPVLMLVFSISTAAQGLAIGGKIVNFSLPDTTGKTQTLDGLKGDKGAVVIFLSAQCPVVKAYNQRINEISDEYKAKGINFIGINSNATESPDWVRSHAVENYKFPVLIDKNNILADKLGASVTPEAYYVDQNGILIYHGAIDNDRSATNITENYLKNGLDLFLSGQKPLKTTARAFGCGIKRVTEQ
- a CDS encoding redoxin domain-containing protein, with the translated sequence MNNPIGLFLRIAVCAALVVLAPQPVVGQTKPGESSSDGPKVLRIDVEGLRKLLSPTGRPLVVNFWATWCDPCREEFPDLVKLYDEYRGRVDLVTVSLDDTVDIGGNVTKFLTTMRAEMPAYLLDAADPDAAIKLVSKDWAGNLPLTLVYATDGSMVYFRNGKFRNETLKENIDRALGGGSSGNGPISVVEFIKVKGGKRDEARYFYENNWRAYRDVAAKRGVIESFEYIEIVAPHNAAFDIILITRYKDAAQFTNSEKAFGPIMKELRPKGPLLKGTFAPDEFREIVYSYTARSVFPVM
- the purL gene encoding phosphoribosylformylglycinamidine synthase subunit PurL; its protein translation is MDYTQITPEVVSQHGLSPEEFERILGSLGREPNLTELGIFSVMWSEHCSYKSSRVHLKRLPTTGERVIVPPGENAGVVDIGDDWCIAFKVESHNHPSFIEPFQGAATGVGGILRDVFTMGARPVAAMNSLRFGPLDDAANGARNRSILKGCVAGIGHYGNCFGVPTVGGEVVFDESYSLNPLVNAFALGLVRKDQIFFGKASGIGNPVLYAGAKTGRDGIHGATMASAEFDDEALEKRPTVQVGDPFLEKLLLEACLEAMRSGAIEGIQDMGAAGLTSSSVEMAARAGTGLEIDLSLVPQRETGMTAYEMMLSESQERMLIVARTGHEKEVVEIFNKWDLDCVVIGKVVEGNRLKIVHNGILEADLPVLALTDEAPKYERPLSPATRTNGEALNGKDLKPKIEGLNEALTLLLKSPNICSKNWVYEQYDSMVRTNTVVLPGADAAVIRVKETRRAIAMCHDGNGKFVAIDPRMGAKLAVAEAARNVACVGAKPIAVTNCLNFASPERPEVIWSFSEVIDGMAEACTAFDTPVVSGNVSFYNETDGKGILPTPVIGMVGLIDDSRKIVTHGFKNGGDLIAVLGETRDDLIASEYAQTILDLSTEELINHGIVPIIDLEQEKLIQQTLLNLIDRCLINSAHDCSDGGLAVALAECCFSSLGRAEVGAEIDIIPDGLSAAALLFGETPSRIVVSFSPDKLEEVKAIVGGLPLAVIGRVGGSILRVNVDAQTAIDASITDLESEWSTALHNRLAA
- the hemW gene encoding radical SAM family heme chaperone HemW, whose amino-acid sequence is MPAGIYVHIPFCKSRCSYCDFATDVYRDAAIVDTYVDALCSEIRNFTSEIPGDADTVYFGGGTPSLLKAGQVKWILESLHTKFDLTDDVEITMEMNPATVTAETLDGYRQLGINRASFGVQTFDDKALKLLARGHDANDARNTFSMLRDAGFENISFDLIAGLPGQTLEQWRANLDEAIQISPEHISLYLLEIHSGTPLAEQISSGRQPRPDDDVAGEMYEVISDRLAASGYEQYEISNFSKPGFPSSHNTKYWLLDPVFGFGVSAHSFDGRERYANERDTAKYVEIIEQNGSAEVLRETIDVASEAVFLGLRMEDGIDLADYRKEFDIDLIAKHREDIERLIDTDLLTIVDGRLRLTRRGKLLSNEVFAVFV
- a CDS encoding tryptophan 2,3-dioxygenase, with the translated sequence MTNGYGKGSLLTYNEYLKVPELLQLQRTLSDPVSHDEQLFIIIHQTYELWFKQLLHEADATIKWLAEDRPFRVNHSLRAMVAIEKVMVTQIHVLETMAQIGFLEFRDKLNPASGFQSMQFREMEFVSGQKNEKLLEHFRDDAYAYEKLSRRFVEPGLDDGFWAFIGRKGFDVGSHEGRVAAIVEVLTHPEKHGDLFIMQDLLIEHDENFSLWRYHHVLMVERMLGLKRGTGGSEGVGYLLTTLTKKFFPELWEARTHLKAQN
- a CDS encoding cold shock domain-containing protein, which encodes MSKTVGKVKWFNNAKGYGFIEQPGEQDIFVHYSAISGDGYKTLIQGQEVEFDLTTSPKGPQAENVATVA
- a CDS encoding PH domain-containing protein — its product is MFCIKCGAENKDAAAYCRKCGAAIEEEETRVAVRQTENGESRTDNEEPIFSITPTLLFVKMGYVAAAVGALFFVALASAFAYLIVPVWLAIILGLGLLLIPAFYHIRQKLVRYTLTPSTLEIDEGLISRTTRRVPLRRIQDVTVSATVMQRLLGLGDVTIDNASDDGGKLVLKNINTPRDHADRLLSEMGRSGDI
- a CDS encoding polysaccharide biosynthesis tyrosine autokinase; amino-acid sequence: MENDQRLTPLPLTQDLQHTQGDYIGYSSSYEDSLEGKRSLRQYFNIVYKRLPIILAITLITTAAAAFYSYRQPSVYQAQASMIIEPRKPEVTRKDAININFGDDTKYYNTQLQLLQNQDLMKRVVVALNLHREPNLFDGQGRGLFGGLRSLFSGGQKPSTGENSLPVVNESSIEPGKKQDVQLTPEENVRAESYAAILAGGLNVQQVERTNIVNITLQSTNPALAAKVSDKVAELFKEEDAERETAGAQKAFEDLRQSIEDLKATIIQQENDLIAEMRSSNLPLMDKGTDVRAGNLEGLLTQWREARNETSRIQATYNAALSASGKGDILAVVGENKALLDVRSQNIKRKADLEKRIEDIDKKLLEAHEKRETLLTKYTDQHRDVVAVNAQIAELESQKAKVQREVSAKIDSEGKKLEQDAEREVMASLRASLTAAQQREGRAKAAFDQAAASANVEGQAETKLTGLKRELDSNRSLLDTYVQRQKEQELALTSQRPDNIKIQNHAITPTSPIGPQRTRNILVAFFLSLAAGVGLAFLLDYLDDSVRTSDDISRHLGLPTLALIPHHLQGEKKKMLPAKAAANGFQQAALITMEERNSPMAEAYRHLRTSLLFSSAGKPPQTILVTSSQPSEGKTTTAINTAITLAQSDADVVIIDCDLRRPRLHSHFGLENSRGLTNYLSGDKDTMGLIRTFDELPRLKMITSGPIPPNPAELLSSNEMRNLLQFLSGKFKHVIIDSPPAISFTDAAILSTLVDGVVLVAMANKSSIHLMRQFKQRIHSIGARIYGVVLNGIKSGSTEYYYYGSGYYKYYHRAHDDESTPLLEDVEEESQSRQET